One Dreissena polymorpha isolate Duluth1 chromosome 9, UMN_Dpol_1.0, whole genome shotgun sequence genomic window carries:
- the LOC127845944 gene encoding uncharacterized protein LOC127845944 translates to MVAFVRKTMSPIDSRDRNRAGIDTTGHIQRQDALDTIKKLYANEIALKTDKILPDATATTHGYSKTLPHRKIATLENNYTVSHNRSELQSKHRRFVAEGGTVAFSAMRDTQQEHVANNQNIVFEKVVTNEGGGYHPNNGAFIAPESGFYVLSSSTMCATNGEVLAAMVHNGNIVTRMYCHGDGGRHDQGSQTVVVQMFAGDSAAVKNIDTVKK, encoded by the exons ATGGTTGCTTTTGTTAGAAAGACAATGTCACCGATTGATTCTAGGGATCGCAATAGAGCAGGCATAGATACCACTGGTCACATTCA ACGACAAGATGCGCTTGATACTATAAAGAAACTTTATGCAAACGAAATCGCGCTTAAAACCGACAAGATTCTGCCTGACGCAACCGCCACAACACATGGATACAGCAAGACTCTGCCTCACAGAAAAATCGCCACGCTCGAGAACAACTATACAGTATCACACAACCGGAGTG AACTTCAATCAAAACACAGACGATTTGTTGCAGAAGGGGGGACTGTGGCATTTTCTGCAATGAGAGACACTCAACAGGAGCATGTTGCAAATAATCAGAACATAGTCTTTGAAAAGGTCGTTACGAATGAAGGAGGCGGGTACCATCCAAACAACGGTGCCTTCATTGCTCCAGAATCCGGCTTTTACGTGTTATCATCTAGCACTATGTGTGCAACAAATGGGGAGGTTCTTGCTGCCATGGTTCATAACGGAAACATCGTCACGCGCATGTACTGCCATGGTGACGGTGGGAGACACGATCAAGGCAGTCAAACGGTGGTCGTACAGATGTTTGCTGGAGATTCAGCTGCCGTGAAAAACATTGATacggtaaaaaaataa